In Ferribacterium limneticum, a genomic segment contains:
- a CDS encoding caspase family protein — MAKKTALCIGINNYPGTHMDLQGCVNDAQDWAAVLAARGYKTTLLLDDKATKAAMVDAMTKLIASGGKGDSLVITFSGHGTYQPDEDGDEVDGLDEALCPYDLQTSGSALTDDEIKAIFATRKGGARLLLIADSCHSGTVTRAAKADKDADTRPRFMPMGNWLPASRLPKNFAGKTAQTMVAPIGTSPLTGAFVKQVGDLLLAGCKEGPNNYSYDAKINGRYNGAFTYYALKALKTLKPEATCNDWYKAILKSLPSASYPQMPQLFGTSAAKTRKALT; from the coding sequence ATGGCCAAGAAGACGGCACTCTGCATCGGCATCAACAACTATCCCGGCACGCACATGGACCTCCAGGGCTGCGTCAATGACGCGCAGGACTGGGCGGCCGTTCTCGCCGCGCGCGGCTACAAGACCACGCTGCTGCTCGACGACAAGGCAACCAAGGCCGCCATGGTCGATGCCATGACGAAGCTCATCGCCAGCGGCGGCAAGGGCGACAGCCTGGTCATCACCTTCTCCGGCCACGGCACCTACCAGCCGGACGAAGACGGCGACGAGGTGGACGGCCTCGACGAGGCGCTTTGCCCCTACGACCTGCAAACCAGCGGCAGCGCCCTGACCGACGACGAAATCAAGGCCATTTTCGCCACCCGCAAGGGCGGCGCCCGCCTGCTGCTCATTGCCGACAGCTGCCATTCCGGCACCGTGACGCGCGCCGCCAAGGCCGACAAGGACGCCGATACCCGGCCGCGCTTCATGCCGATGGGCAACTGGCTGCCGGCCAGCCGTCTGCCCAAGAATTTCGCCGGCAAGACGGCACAAACCATGGTCGCGCCAATCGGCACCTCGCCGCTCACCGGCGCCTTCGTCAAGCAGGTTGGCGACCTGTTGCTGGCCGGTTGCAAGGAGGGCCCCAACAACTACAGCTACGACGCCAAGATAAACGGCCGCTACAACGGCGCCTTCACCTACTACGCCCTCAAGGCGCTCAAGACCTTGAAGCCCGAGGCGACCTGCAACGACTGGTACAAGGCCATCCTCAAGAGCCTGCCCTCGGCCAGTTATCCGCAGATGCCGCAGCTGTTCGGCACGAGCGCCGCCAAGACGCGCAAGGCATTGACCTGA